From Hymenobacter sedentarius, a single genomic window includes:
- a CDS encoding LutC/YkgG family protein, whose product MSSASRNRILLAAQANKPAETPLPTVPDFGGEATAERFTAVLSSIGGTVVWLDGLGQLGSTLQQLFPEARNTASPLFDATVPIHADTPTHVLAEIDLAVLTGEIGVAENGAIWLPEANMLHRALPTITQHLALVLDHRRIVATMHQAYAQLPSTGSYGKFVAGPSKTADIEQSLVIGAHGARSLVVLLY is encoded by the coding sequence ATGAGTAGTGCTTCTCGCAACCGCATTCTCCTGGCGGCCCAGGCCAACAAGCCGGCCGAAACGCCCCTGCCCACCGTACCCGATTTTGGCGGCGAGGCCACGGCCGAGCGGTTCACCGCGGTGCTGTCCAGCATCGGCGGCACCGTCGTGTGGCTCGATGGCTTGGGCCAGTTGGGCTCGACCCTCCAGCAGTTATTCCCGGAGGCACGCAATACAGCCTCTCCCCTATTCGATGCCACCGTGCCGATTCATGCCGACACGCCCACCCACGTGCTCGCCGAAATTGACCTGGCGGTATTGACGGGCGAAATCGGCGTGGCCGAGAACGGCGCCATCTGGTTGCCCGAAGCCAACATGCTGCACCGGGCGTTACCCACCATCACCCAGCACCTGGCGCTCGTGCTCGACCACCGGCGCATCGTGGCCACCATGCACCAAGCCTACGCCCAACTGCCCAGCACGGGCAGCTACGGCAAATTCGTGGCCGGCCCGTCCAAGACGGCCGATATCGAGCAGTCGCTCGTGATTGGGGCCCACGGTGCCCGCAGCTTAGTGGTTTTGCTTTATTGA
- a CDS encoding GntR family transcriptional regulator — MYQLQLKPLDKTPKYKQIVQSVIMDIERGVLKNGDHLPSISELSVEHYLARDTVEKAYRELRERGFITSVQGKGYYVESNDTSKLKILLVFNKLSSYKKIIYYAFLETLGDRATVDLQIHHYNVNLFQEIIEKNLGKYNYYVVMPHFTLDTDKAQYHAILNTIPSQELVLLDKDIPELKHDCLRVFQDFDKDIFTALEKAEDLLEKYTRLVLVLPSDANHPEELPWGFRSFCLMRNKEFSVVENAMNEVVQAGTAYVVIRETDLVELVKKIRQTSYLLGREVGIISFNETPLKELLNMTVITTDFEAMGQTAANLLLEKQRVKVKNPFYTIRRGSL; from the coding sequence ATGTATCAGTTACAACTAAAGCCCCTTGATAAGACGCCGAAGTACAAGCAGATTGTGCAGTCGGTCATCATGGATATTGAGCGCGGGGTGCTGAAAAACGGCGACCACCTCCCAAGCATCAGCGAGCTGAGCGTGGAGCACTACCTGGCGCGCGACACCGTGGAAAAAGCCTACCGCGAACTGCGCGAGCGCGGCTTCATCACCTCGGTGCAGGGAAAGGGCTATTACGTGGAAAGCAACGACACCTCGAAGCTGAAAATCCTGCTGGTGTTCAACAAGCTGAGCTCCTACAAAAAAATTATCTATTACGCTTTTCTGGAAACCCTCGGCGACCGCGCCACGGTAGACCTGCAGATTCATCACTACAACGTGAATTTGTTTCAGGAGATCATCGAGAAGAACCTCGGCAAGTACAACTACTACGTGGTGATGCCGCACTTCACCCTCGACACCGATAAAGCCCAGTACCACGCCATTCTGAACACCATTCCGAGCCAGGAGCTGGTGCTGCTCGACAAAGACATTCCGGAGCTCAAGCACGACTGCCTGCGCGTGTTTCAGGACTTCGACAAGGACATTTTCACGGCCCTGGAAAAGGCCGAGGACCTGCTGGAAAAATACACCCGCCTGGTGCTGGTGCTGCCCTCCGATGCCAACCACCCGGAGGAATTGCCGTGGGGCTTCCGCTCCTTCTGCCTGATGCGCAACAAGGAATTTTCGGTGGTGGAAAACGCCATGAACGAAGTGGTGCAGGCCGGCACGGCCTACGTGGTAATCCGGGAAACCGACCTGGTGGAACTGGTGAAGAAAATCCGCCAGACCAGCTACCTGCTGGGCCGCGAAGTGGGCATCATTTCCTTTAACGAAACCCCGCTCAAAGAACTGCTGAACATGACGGTGATTACCACCGACTTCGAGGCCATGGGGCAGACCGCAGCTAACCTGCTGCTGGAGAAGCAGCGCGTGAAAGTGAAGAACCCGTTTTATACCATTCGGCGCGGGTCGCTGTAG
- a CDS encoding Gfo/Idh/MocA family protein: MMDFPRRDFIKKTGLLTGGLLLHHELLEAFAAPAAMGKLKIGIIGCGDRGKGLLKVLQELPDKFEVVALCDDLPFRLQEAQKIMPGGKAKPYADYQALLDSRTVEAVIISVPLNLHFQVAKDALAAGKQIYLEKTMTYDIPQALELVRLAQRRPNQTLQVGHQYRYSPLYYRVKEMIKQGYLGKVTQIDCRWDRNGSWRRPVPEPGLERKINWRMYREYSGGLAAELLSHQMDFINWAFDTHADEVFGTGGIDYYKDGRETYDNVQVMARYAQEGMVGNFGATCGNARDGYLFKLKGTKGTISLLVNEGIYYPEKETVKQYGTVDGVTGATKITWNKDGGIPITTGAEPLKDGSWYALNDFYRAVSEKKMPDSNVITGARAACTVHLANQAIYNHTIEKWRPEYNLS, encoded by the coding sequence ATGATGGACTTCCCAAGACGCGACTTTATCAAGAAAACGGGACTGCTCACCGGCGGCCTGCTGCTGCACCACGAGCTGCTCGAAGCCTTCGCGGCACCGGCCGCCATGGGCAAGCTCAAAATCGGCATCATCGGCTGCGGCGACCGGGGCAAGGGCCTGCTCAAGGTGCTGCAGGAACTCCCCGATAAGTTTGAGGTGGTGGCCTTGTGCGACGATTTGCCCTTCCGGCTGCAGGAAGCCCAGAAAATCATGCCCGGCGGCAAGGCCAAACCCTACGCCGACTACCAGGCGCTGCTGGACTCGCGCACGGTAGAGGCCGTGATTATTTCGGTGCCGCTGAACCTGCACTTCCAGGTGGCCAAAGACGCCTTGGCGGCGGGTAAGCAGATTTACCTCGAGAAAACCATGACCTACGACATCCCGCAGGCGCTGGAACTCGTGCGGCTGGCGCAGCGGCGGCCCAACCAGACGCTGCAAGTGGGGCATCAATACCGCTATTCGCCGCTGTACTACCGGGTCAAGGAGATGATTAAGCAGGGCTACCTGGGCAAGGTGACGCAGATTGACTGCCGCTGGGACCGCAACGGCAGCTGGCGGCGGCCCGTGCCGGAGCCGGGCCTAGAGCGCAAAATCAATTGGCGCATGTACCGCGAGTACTCCGGCGGGCTGGCCGCCGAGCTACTCTCCCACCAGATGGATTTTATCAACTGGGCCTTCGACACCCACGCCGACGAGGTGTTCGGGACCGGCGGCATCGACTACTACAAAGACGGGCGCGAAACCTACGACAACGTGCAGGTAATGGCGCGCTACGCGCAGGAAGGCATGGTGGGCAACTTTGGCGCTACATGCGGCAATGCTCGCGACGGCTACCTGTTTAAGCTGAAAGGCACCAAGGGCACCATTTCCCTGCTGGTAAACGAGGGCATCTACTACCCCGAGAAGGAGACCGTGAAACAATACGGCACGGTAGACGGAGTAACCGGCGCCACCAAAATCACCTGGAACAAAGACGGCGGCATTCCCATCACCACCGGCGCCGAGCCCCTGAAGGACGGCTCTTGGTACGCGCTGAACGATTTTTACCGGGCGGTCAGCGAGAAGAAAATGCCCGACTCCAACGTTATTACCGGCGCCCGGGCCGCGTGCACCGTCCACCTAGCCAACCAGGCCATCTACAACCACACCATCGAAAAGTGGCGGCCGGAATACAACCTTAGCTAG
- a CDS encoding TIM barrel protein, with the protein MFSDQRLADLNQPLLAEHQLQFQHLADSPRLRQVDLPGVVQKLMDFQVAIPSWALGTGGTRFGRFALGGEPSTLEQKISDVGILQALNRSSNSISLHIPWDIPQDIPGLQQLLKEQGLVIDSVNSNTFQDQKDQPHSYKFGSLSHTDKAVREQAIQHNIDCVGYGRQLDAKTLTVWLADGSNFPGQQHLRRAFLRTQESLAAIYEAMPSDWTMLVEYKPYEPNFYSMVIPDWGTSLALCQAIGQNAQVLVDLGHHLPNTNIEQIVARLRQFGRLGGFHFNGSMYGDDDLTTGSIKPFQLFLIFNELVDSAVDQSVPAEAVAYMIDASHNVKDPLEDLLQSVENILSAYAKALLVDRETLNEAQEANDVVRAEEILRDAFLTDVRPLVAEAYRQSGGALNPIAAYRAAGVREQLIRQRGKHSVSTGL; encoded by the coding sequence ATGTTCTCTGACCAACGCCTTGCCGACCTCAACCAGCCGCTGCTCGCCGAGCACCAGTTGCAGTTCCAGCACCTCGCCGATTCGCCGCGCCTGCGCCAGGTCGACCTGCCCGGGGTGGTGCAAAAGCTGATGGATTTTCAGGTGGCCATTCCGAGCTGGGCGCTGGGCACGGGCGGTACCCGCTTCGGCCGCTTCGCGCTGGGCGGCGAGCCGAGCACCCTGGAACAGAAAATCAGCGACGTGGGTATTCTGCAAGCCCTCAACCGCTCGTCCAACTCCATTTCGCTGCACATTCCCTGGGACATTCCGCAGGACATTCCGGGCCTGCAGCAGCTGCTGAAAGAGCAAGGACTGGTGATTGACTCGGTGAACTCCAACACCTTTCAGGACCAGAAAGACCAGCCGCACTCCTATAAGTTCGGCTCGCTGAGCCACACCGACAAGGCCGTGCGCGAGCAGGCCATTCAGCACAACATCGACTGCGTGGGCTACGGCCGCCAGCTCGACGCCAAAACCCTGACCGTGTGGCTGGCCGACGGCTCCAACTTCCCCGGCCAGCAGCACCTGCGGCGCGCGTTTCTGCGCACCCAGGAGTCGCTGGCGGCCATCTACGAGGCCATGCCTTCGGACTGGACCATGTTGGTGGAGTACAAGCCCTACGAGCCCAACTTCTACTCGATGGTGATTCCGGACTGGGGCACCTCGCTGGCGCTGTGCCAGGCCATTGGCCAGAACGCGCAGGTGCTCGTGGACCTGGGCCACCACCTTCCCAATACCAACATCGAGCAGATTGTGGCCCGCCTGCGGCAGTTCGGCCGCCTCGGCGGCTTCCACTTCAACGGCTCGATGTACGGCGACGACGACCTGACCACGGGCAGCATTAAGCCCTTCCAGCTGTTTTTGATTTTCAATGAGCTGGTGGACAGCGCCGTCGACCAGTCGGTGCCGGCCGAAGCCGTAGCGTACATGATTGACGCCAGCCACAACGTCAAAGACCCGCTGGAAGACCTGCTCCAGTCCGTCGAGAACATCCTTTCGGCCTACGCCAAAGCCCTGCTCGTGGACCGCGAGACCCTCAACGAAGCCCAGGAAGCCAACGACGTAGTGCGCGCCGAGGAAATCCTGCGCGACGCCTTCCTCACCGACGTGCGCCCGCTGGTGGCCGAAGCCTACCGCCAGAGCGGCGGCGCCCTGAACCCCATCGCGGCCTACCGCGCCGCGGGCGTGCGCGAGCAACTCATTCGCCAGCGCGGCAAGCACAGCGTCTCAACCGGGTTATGA
- a CDS encoding lactate utilization protein B: MNHAIRADKFLLDADRTTWHDETLWFVREKRDRAVYAVPEFQELRELASQIKDHTLSRLDLYLQEFEAAAQANGVHVHWAADAAEHNAIILDLIRQQGATRIVKSKSMLTEECHLNPYLIQHGIEVVDTDLGERIIQFREEAPSHIVLPAIHLKKEDVGDTFHLHLGTEKGESDPQLLTEAARQHLRAKFLAGQVAISGVNFAVAETGGVVVCTNEGNADLGVNLAAVHIACMGIEKLIPRLTDLGVFTRLLARSATGQPVTTYTSHFTKPAAGKEMHIVIVDNGRTQQLGRPDFRASLKCIRCGACMNTCPVYRRSGGHSYDFTVPGPIGAILSPNIDMKKHRSLPFASTLCGSCTDVCPVKIDIHTQLYKWRQVLGEAGEIPASKKWSMKFMGRLLASARVYGLSGQFARQALRLLPHGLTHAASFNAWAVARELPEPPKQSFREWYQQQPKSVPQPQTPQVTV; this comes from the coding sequence ATGAACCACGCCATCCGCGCCGACAAGTTTTTGCTGGATGCCGACCGCACTACCTGGCACGACGAAACCCTGTGGTTTGTGCGCGAAAAGCGCGACCGCGCCGTGTACGCCGTGCCCGAGTTCCAGGAGCTGCGCGAACTGGCTTCCCAAATCAAAGACCACACCCTGAGCCGGCTCGACCTGTACTTGCAGGAGTTTGAGGCCGCCGCGCAGGCCAACGGCGTGCACGTGCACTGGGCCGCCGATGCCGCCGAGCACAACGCCATTATCCTCGACCTCATCCGGCAGCAGGGCGCCACGCGCATCGTCAAAAGCAAGTCGATGCTCACCGAGGAATGCCACCTGAACCCCTACCTCATCCAGCACGGCATCGAAGTGGTGGACACCGACCTGGGCGAGCGCATCATCCAGTTTCGGGAAGAAGCGCCCAGTCACATTGTGCTGCCCGCCATTCACCTGAAAAAGGAGGACGTGGGCGACACCTTCCACCTTCATTTGGGCACCGAGAAAGGCGAAAGCGACCCGCAGCTCCTCACCGAAGCGGCCCGCCAACACCTGCGGGCCAAGTTCCTGGCCGGGCAGGTGGCCATCTCGGGCGTCAACTTCGCGGTGGCCGAAACCGGCGGCGTGGTCGTGTGCACCAACGAGGGCAACGCTGATTTGGGTGTAAATCTGGCGGCGGTGCACATCGCCTGCATGGGCATCGAAAAGCTGATTCCGCGGCTCACCGACCTGGGCGTGTTTACGCGGCTGCTGGCCCGCAGCGCCACCGGCCAGCCGGTCACCACCTACACCTCGCACTTCACCAAGCCGGCGGCGGGCAAGGAAATGCACATTGTCATCGTGGACAATGGCCGCACGCAGCAACTGGGGCGGCCCGACTTCCGGGCTTCCCTCAAGTGCATCCGCTGCGGGGCCTGCATGAACACCTGCCCGGTGTACCGGCGCAGCGGCGGCCACAGTTATGACTTCACCGTGCCAGGCCCCATTGGGGCCATCCTGTCGCCGAACATTGACATGAAGAAACACCGCTCGCTGCCATTTGCCAGTACGCTCTGCGGCTCGTGCACGGACGTGTGCCCGGTGAAAATCGACATCCACACCCAGCTCTACAAGTGGCGGCAGGTGCTGGGCGAGGCGGGCGAAATTCCCGCTTCCAAGAAGTGGAGCATGAAGTTTATGGGCCGGCTGCTGGCCAGCGCCCGCGTGTACGGTCTTAGCGGGCAGTTTGCGCGCCAGGCCCTGCGCCTGCTGCCCCACGGCCTCACGCACGCGGCCTCGTTCAATGCCTGGGCCGTGGCCCGCGAGTTGCCCGAGCCGCCCAAGCAAAGCTTCCGCGAATGGTACCAGCAACAGCCGAAATCCGTCCCGCAACCCCAGACGCCCCAGGTTACGGTATGA
- a CDS encoding FAD:protein FMN transferase, with product MYSPFVLLIIATIGLWLSPPPQEAARRPFHLNGYAQGTTYAITYYAADSTVSGESVSRQLAEIDASLSLYAPGSLINQFNLSPKGIVADKHLKRVVRKALQVCEDTQGLFDATVEPLVRAWGFGTQHIEAPPSPATIQGLLAQVGSDKLHLRGDSLVKDRPGVHIDLNGIAQGYTVDMLAALLERHHIRNYMVELGGEIRVRGHKWPGGELMRIGIERPDTSAVQPSGFQQVIRLRAGGVTTSGNYRKFKQWGPLKSAHLIDPQTGYPFQNEMISVTVLARDALTADAYDNALMGMGIAKALSFLRRHRHLQAYLIYQRPDGSIADTATPGFQRLFSPQ from the coding sequence GTGTATTCGCCCTTCGTACTCTTAATAATCGCCACCATTGGCCTGTGGTTATCGCCCCCCCCGCAGGAGGCGGCCCGACGGCCTTTTCACCTCAATGGCTATGCCCAGGGCACCACGTACGCCATCACCTACTACGCTGCCGATAGCACCGTAAGCGGGGAAAGCGTATCCCGGCAGCTCGCCGAGATTGACGCTTCGCTTTCGCTCTACGCGCCGGGCTCGCTGATTAACCAGTTTAATCTTTCGCCCAAAGGCATTGTGGCCGACAAGCACTTAAAGCGGGTCGTCCGCAAAGCCTTGCAGGTGTGTGAAGACACCCAAGGGCTCTTCGATGCGACCGTGGAGCCGTTGGTCCGGGCCTGGGGCTTCGGCACCCAGCACATCGAGGCGCCACCCTCGCCGGCCACTATTCAGGGATTGCTGGCGCAGGTGGGCTCCGATAAGCTGCACCTGCGCGGCGACTCGCTGGTGAAAGACCGGCCCGGCGTGCACATCGACCTGAACGGCATTGCCCAGGGCTACACCGTAGACATGCTGGCCGCGCTGTTGGAGCGCCATCACATCCGCAATTACATGGTGGAGCTAGGCGGCGAAATCCGGGTGCGGGGGCACAAGTGGCCCGGTGGGGAACTCATGCGAATTGGTATTGAGCGCCCCGACACCAGCGCCGTGCAGCCCTCCGGCTTTCAGCAGGTTATTCGACTTCGGGCCGGGGGCGTCACGACATCCGGCAACTACCGCAAGTTCAAGCAGTGGGGCCCTCTAAAAAGCGCGCACCTGATTGACCCCCAAACCGGCTATCCGTTCCAGAATGAAATGATTAGCGTGACGGTGCTCGCGCGCGATGCCCTGACCGCCGACGCGTACGACAACGCCCTCATGGGCATGGGCATCGCGAAAGCACTATCTTTTCTGCGGCGCCACCGGCACTTGCAGGCCTACTTGATTTATCAGCGCCCCGACGGCAGCATTGCCGATACGGCCACCCCCGGATTTCAACGGTTATTTTCTCCCCAATGA
- a CDS encoding NIPSNAP family protein, with translation MKLLKPTLIMLCLICAGALGSLRGYGASPKRDLFALKIYHLQTNEQADRLDHYLQQAYLPALHRAGVSKVGVFKQNAQAAGAPAPTEQLVFVLIPCRSAQHYTKLNLGLEQDKAYQTDAQDYLKTAFDNPVYTRFETVLMLAFTGMPTFHLPALKASPAERVYELRSYEGASEALHQNKVAQFNNGEIGIFKRLNFNTVFCGQVIAGGKMPNLMYLSTFENQQDQEAHWQAFKNDAEWKTLSAMPAYAHNMLRMDKYMLHPAAYSEI, from the coding sequence ATGAAATTACTCAAGCCGACCCTTATTATGCTGTGCCTGATTTGTGCAGGGGCATTGGGCTCTTTACGGGGCTATGGCGCGTCGCCTAAACGCGACTTATTCGCGCTAAAAATCTACCATCTGCAAACGAATGAGCAGGCCGACCGCCTGGACCACTACCTGCAGCAAGCCTACCTGCCCGCGCTGCACCGGGCGGGAGTGAGTAAAGTCGGGGTTTTCAAGCAAAATGCGCAGGCAGCAGGCGCGCCGGCTCCCACCGAGCAGCTGGTCTTTGTGCTTATTCCGTGCCGTTCTGCCCAGCATTACACGAAGCTTAATCTGGGGTTGGAGCAGGACAAAGCCTATCAAACCGACGCGCAGGACTATCTGAAGACCGCCTTCGATAATCCGGTGTATACCCGCTTCGAAACGGTGTTAATGCTCGCCTTCACGGGCATGCCCACTTTTCATTTGCCGGCTTTGAAAGCCAGCCCTGCAGAGCGGGTGTATGAGTTGCGCAGCTACGAAGGCGCATCGGAGGCATTGCATCAGAATAAAGTCGCTCAGTTCAACAACGGAGAAATCGGTATTTTCAAACGCCTGAATTTCAACACTGTTTTCTGTGGCCAGGTCATTGCAGGCGGCAAAATGCCCAACCTAATGTATCTGTCGACCTTTGAAAACCAGCAGGACCAGGAGGCGCATTGGCAGGCTTTCAAGAATGATGCGGAATGGAAGACGCTAAGCGCCATGCCAGCGTATGCGCACAACATGCTGCGCATGGATAAGTACATGCTGCACCCGGCTGCTTATTCGGAGATTTAA
- a CDS encoding (Fe-S)-binding protein, producing MKVALFVPCYIDQFYPQVGVATLQLLEKLGVQAHFPAQQTCCGQPLANSGCEREALPIYKHFVNTFQDYDYIVAPSGSCVYHVRKHFDKLDQTDEVQHVRGAAYDLIDFISTVLKVETLRGAFPHKVGLHLSCHGQRGLHQANESEMTPVRDGQLRRLLASLDGIELTELSRNDECCGFGGTFCVSEAGISARMGQDRVADHVRHGTQVLTGSDMSCLMHLEGIVRRAQLPIRVMHAAEILNGLTA from the coding sequence ATGAAAGTCGCCCTATTCGTCCCGTGCTACATCGACCAGTTCTACCCCCAGGTAGGCGTGGCCACGCTGCAGCTGCTCGAAAAGCTGGGCGTGCAGGCACACTTCCCGGCTCAACAAACCTGCTGCGGCCAGCCCCTGGCCAACAGCGGCTGCGAGCGCGAGGCGCTGCCCATTTATAAGCACTTCGTCAACACCTTTCAGGACTACGACTACATCGTGGCGCCCTCGGGCAGCTGCGTGTACCACGTGCGCAAGCACTTCGACAAGCTGGACCAAACCGACGAAGTCCAGCACGTGCGCGGCGCGGCCTATGACCTCATTGACTTTATCAGCACCGTGCTGAAGGTGGAAACCCTGCGGGGCGCCTTCCCCCACAAAGTGGGGCTGCACCTGAGCTGCCACGGCCAGCGCGGCCTGCACCAGGCCAACGAATCGGAGATGACGCCGGTGCGCGACGGCCAGCTGCGCCGCCTGCTGGCCTCGCTCGATGGCATTGAGCTGACCGAGCTCAGCCGCAACGACGAGTGCTGCGGCTTTGGGGGCACGTTCTGCGTGTCGGAAGCCGGCATTTCGGCCCGCATGGGCCAGGACCGCGTGGCCGACCACGTCCGCCACGGCACGCAGGTGCTCACCGGCAGCGACATGTCGTGCCTGATGCACCTGGAGGGCATTGTGCGCCGGGCCCAGCTGCCGATAAGGGTGATGCACGCCGCCGAAATTCTTAACGGACTCACCGCATGA
- a CDS encoding FGGY-family carbohydrate kinase, with product MKKSVYAVFDIGKTNKKLILFDEDQQIIDEEQHVCTDVLDDDGFVCDHLPRLTEWVLDHWRQLRTHEHYTVKGVNFTAYGASFVHLGADGQPLLPLYNYLKPLPAEIEEKFYAELGQSPEDFAADTCSPRLGLLNSGLQLYWLKYAKPEQYAKIHTSLHLPNYLSYLISGEKFSDYTSVGCHTALWDYKRNQYHDWVRREGIDEKLAPLTRDSIASVVDGILVGVGMHDSTAAVMPYLAENEEPFVLVSTGTWSVTINPFNSRPLTPELLHRDCLSFMTPRGEATRAARVFLGREHDFQVERIAAHFHVKPDFYRSIVLARPYDETSADFKPGCMAGTGPFPDEPADEWDLSGFRTASDAYQHLMHGLISILLESIHLVWQGEKTIFVDGGFARNPLFMQTLSWNFPKAEIRTLEVPQATALGALVHLEQGEALKKTHPLFTDENDLPLVTAQDRTV from the coding sequence ATGAAAAAGTCGGTTTATGCGGTATTCGACATTGGCAAGACCAACAAAAAGCTGATTCTTTTCGACGAAGACCAGCAGATAATTGACGAGGAGCAGCACGTGTGTACCGACGTGCTCGACGACGACGGTTTTGTGTGCGACCACCTGCCCCGGCTCACCGAGTGGGTGCTCGACCACTGGCGGCAGCTGCGCACGCATGAGCATTACACGGTGAAGGGCGTGAATTTCACGGCCTACGGCGCCAGCTTCGTGCACCTCGGCGCCGATGGCCAGCCCCTGCTGCCGCTCTACAACTACCTCAAGCCCTTGCCGGCCGAAATCGAGGAGAAGTTCTACGCCGAGCTGGGCCAGTCGCCCGAAGACTTTGCGGCCGACACCTGCTCGCCGCGGCTGGGCCTGCTGAATTCGGGTCTTCAGCTGTACTGGCTGAAATACGCCAAGCCCGAGCAGTACGCCAAGATTCACACCTCGCTGCACCTGCCCAACTACCTCTCCTACCTGATTTCGGGCGAGAAATTCAGCGACTACACCTCCGTGGGCTGCCACACCGCGCTCTGGGACTACAAGCGCAACCAATATCACGACTGGGTGCGCCGCGAGGGCATCGACGAGAAGCTGGCGCCCCTCACCCGCGATTCCATCGCCTCGGTGGTGGATGGCATTCTGGTGGGCGTGGGCATGCACGACAGCACCGCCGCTGTGATGCCTTACCTGGCCGAAAACGAGGAGCCCTTCGTGTTGGTGTCTACCGGCACGTGGTCGGTCACCATCAACCCGTTCAACAGCCGGCCCCTGACTCCGGAGCTGCTGCACCGCGACTGCCTGAGCTTCATGACGCCCCGCGGCGAAGCCACCCGCGCTGCCCGGGTTTTCCTGGGCCGCGAACACGACTTCCAGGTGGAGCGCATCGCCGCCCACTTCCACGTGAAGCCGGATTTCTACCGCTCCATCGTGCTGGCCCGGCCCTACGATGAGACATCTGCCGACTTCAAGCCCGGCTGCATGGCCGGCACCGGCCCCTTCCCCGACGAGCCCGCCGACGAGTGGGACCTCTCTGGCTTCCGAACCGCCTCCGATGCCTACCAGCACCTCATGCACGGGTTGATCAGCATCCTGCTTGAATCCATCCATCTCGTGTGGCAGGGTGAAAAAACCATCTTCGTCGACGGTGGCTTTGCCCGCAACCCGCTCTTCATGCAAACGTTGAGCTGGAACTTCCCGAAAGCGGAAATCCGCACGCTGGAGGTGCCGCAGGCCACTGCTTTGGGCGCCCTGGTGCATCTGGAGCAAGGCGAGGCGCTGAAGAAAACCCACCCGCTGTTTACAGATGAGAATGATTTGCCGCTGGTCACAGCGCAAGACCGCACGGTTTGA